Proteins from a single region of Salipiger sp. H15:
- the recQ gene encoding DNA helicase RecQ, with protein sequence MPRDTAPAEALLKDIFGYDAFRPGQGEIVEAVAAGHNVLAIMPTGGGKSLCYQLPALLRGGLTVVISPLIALMRDQVRGLREAGVTAGALTSGNTQEETDAVWQGLEDGSLRLLYLAPERLASSGTQRMLAQAGVGLIAVDEAHCVSQWGHDFRPDYLRIGELRRALGVPIAAFTATADQETQAEIVTRLFDGTQPETFLRGFDRPNIHLAFAPKDSPRTQILRFAAARRGRSGIVYCGTRAKTEALSKALGEEGHPSCFYHGGMEAEARREVEERFATEDGLIVCATVAFGMGVDKPDIRWVAHADLPKSIEAYYQEIGRAGRDGAPAETLTLYGADDIRLRRSQIDEGMAPPERRIADHGRLNALLGLAEALECRRQTLLRYFGEAAEPCGNCDLCDSPPQVFDGTEAVRKALSAALRTGENFGAGHLIDILLGNDTDKVRQRGHDGLPTFGVGRDLTKGQWQAVFRQMMGRDLVRPDPERHGALVMTEAARPILRGEESISLRRDVIDKAAQRRPQVKTLVSEEDAPLMSALKAKRRALAEAAALPAYMIFPDRTLIEMAERRPETLDQMGAISGVGAKKLERYGAEFLSVITGGAPEETHPLRMRAAARGTGDLYDRLMSAQAELIRGEDGTEKPLSCSASLLAKIAGLRDPAPEDLERILGERRFVRFGPAFMDLLAEAD encoded by the coding sequence ATGCCACGCGACACCGCGCCCGCCGAGGCGCTGCTGAAGGACATTTTCGGCTACGACGCCTTCCGCCCCGGGCAGGGAGAGATCGTCGAGGCGGTGGCGGCGGGGCACAATGTTCTGGCCATCATGCCCACGGGCGGCGGCAAGTCGCTCTGCTACCAGCTTCCGGCGCTGCTGCGCGGCGGGCTCACCGTGGTCATCTCGCCGCTCATCGCGCTGATGCGCGACCAGGTACGCGGTCTGCGCGAGGCCGGGGTGACGGCGGGGGCGCTGACCTCGGGCAACACCCAGGAGGAAACCGACGCGGTCTGGCAGGGGCTAGAGGACGGCTCGCTGCGGCTCCTCTACCTGGCGCCGGAACGGCTCGCCTCGTCGGGCACGCAGCGCATGCTGGCGCAGGCCGGGGTCGGGCTCATCGCCGTGGACGAGGCGCATTGCGTCAGCCAGTGGGGGCACGACTTCCGCCCCGACTACCTGCGCATCGGCGAGCTGCGCCGCGCGCTCGGCGTGCCGATCGCCGCCTTCACCGCCACCGCCGACCAGGAGACCCAGGCCGAGATCGTCACCCGGCTCTTCGACGGCACCCAGCCCGAGACCTTCCTGCGCGGCTTCGACCGGCCCAACATCCACCTCGCCTTCGCGCCCAAGGACAGTCCCCGCACGCAGATCCTGCGCTTCGCCGCCGCCCGCCGCGGCCGCTCGGGCATCGTCTACTGCGGCACCCGCGCCAAGACCGAGGCTCTGTCCAAGGCGCTCGGCGAAGAGGGGCATCCGAGCTGCTTCTACCACGGCGGCATGGAGGCCGAGGCCCGGCGCGAGGTCGAGGAACGCTTCGCCACCGAGGACGGGCTGATCGTCTGCGCCACCGTCGCCTTCGGCATGGGGGTCGACAAGCCCGACATCCGCTGGGTTGCCCATGCCGACCTGCCGAAGAGCATCGAGGCCTATTACCAGGAGATCGGCCGCGCCGGGCGTGACGGTGCCCCGGCCGAGACGCTGACCCTCTACGGCGCCGACGACATCCGCCTGCGCCGCTCGCAGATCGACGAGGGCATGGCCCCGCCCGAGCGCCGCATCGCCGACCATGGCCGGCTCAACGCGCTCTTGGGCCTCGCCGAGGCGCTGGAATGCCGCCGCCAGACGCTGCTGCGCTACTTCGGCGAAGCGGCCGAGCCCTGCGGCAACTGCGATCTCTGCGACAGCCCCCCGCAGGTCTTCGACGGCACCGAGGCGGTGCGCAAGGCGCTCTCCGCCGCGCTGCGCACCGGCGAGAATTTCGGCGCCGGGCACCTCATCGACATCCTGCTCGGCAATGACACCGACAAGGTGCGCCAGCGCGGCCACGACGGGCTGCCGACCTTCGGCGTCGGCCGCGATCTCACGAAGGGCCAGTGGCAGGCGGTGTTCCGGCAGATGATGGGCCGCGATCTCGTCCGCCCCGACCCCGAGCGCCACGGCGCGCTGGTGATGACCGAGGCCGCGCGCCCGATCCTGCGCGGCGAGGAGAGCATCTCGCTGCGCCGCGACGTGATCGACAAGGCCGCCCAGCGCCGCCCGCAGGTCAAGACGCTGGTCTCGGAGGAGGACGCGCCGCTGATGTCCGCGCTCAAGGCCAAGCGCCGCGCGCTGGCCGAGGCCGCCGCGCTGCCCGCCTACATGATCTTCCCCGACCGCACGCTGATCGAGATGGCCGAGCGCCGCCCCGAGACGCTGGACCAGATGGGCGCGATCTCGGGCGTCGGCGCCAAGAAGCTCGAACGCTACGGCGCCGAGTTCCTCTCGGTGATCACCGGCGGCGCCCCGGAAGAGACGCACCCGCTGCGGATGCGCGCCGCGGCGCGGGGCACCGGCGATCTCTACGACCGGCTGATGAGCGCCCAGGCCGAGCTGATCCGCGGCGAGGATGGCACGGAAAAGCCGCTCTCCTGCTCGGCCTCGCTGCTGGCGAAGATCGCCGGGCTGCGCGATCCCGCGCCCGAGGACCTCGAGCGTATCCTCGGGGAGCGACGTTTTGTCCGGTTCGGCCCGGCCTTCATGGACCTTCTCGCCGAAGCCGATTAG
- the arfB gene encoding alternative ribosome rescue aminoacyl-tRNA hydrolase ArfB: protein MLRITDTISISDWELTEQFIRASGPGGQNVNKVSTAVELRFEAERSPSLTPPVKARLKRLAGRRWTKDGALVLQVEDTRSQARNREIARERLAELIRKALEKPRRRIATKPTLGSKNRRIKAKKERGEVKAMRGRIDSE, encoded by the coding sequence ATGCTGCGCATCACCGACACCATAAGCATTTCGGACTGGGAGCTTACCGAGCAGTTCATCCGCGCCTCCGGCCCGGGCGGGCAGAACGTGAACAAGGTCTCGACCGCCGTCGAGCTGCGTTTCGAGGCCGAGCGCTCGCCCAGCCTGACGCCGCCGGTCAAGGCCCGGCTGAAGCGCCTCGCCGGCCGCCGCTGGACCAAGGACGGCGCGCTGGTGCTGCAGGTCGAGGACACCCGCAGCCAGGCCCGCAACCGCGAGATCGCCCGCGAGCGCCTCGCCGAGCTGATCCGCAAGGCGCTGGAAAAGCCGCGCCGCCGCATCGCCACCAAGCCGACGCTCGGCTCCAAGAACCGCCGCATCAAGGCCAAGAAGGAGCGCGGCGAGGTCAAGGCGATGCGCGGCCGGATCGACTCCGAGTGA
- a CDS encoding queuosine precursor transporter translates to MTRSFLPGIIAMAATVLASNILVQILFGQWLTWGAFTYPVAFLVTDLMNRLYGVRAARKVVLAGFVTGVICSLIGTQVMLQGDGYSYPAVTLRVALGSGAAFLTAQLMDVAIFDRLRDGAWWRAPLASTLVGSSLDTVIFFSVAFAGALSFLEPGNDVSWANETLPLLGAGPTVPLWVSLGLADWMVKLSLAILALVPFRMIVSKALSSRAIA, encoded by the coding sequence ATGACACGCTCCTTCCTTCCCGGCATCATCGCCATGGCCGCCACCGTGCTGGCCTCGAACATCCTCGTGCAGATCCTCTTCGGCCAGTGGCTGACCTGGGGCGCCTTCACCTACCCCGTCGCCTTCCTCGTCACCGACCTGATGAACCGCCTCTACGGCGTGCGGGCGGCGCGCAAGGTGGTGCTCGCGGGCTTCGTCACCGGGGTGATCTGCTCGCTCATCGGCACGCAGGTGATGCTGCAGGGCGACGGCTACAGCTACCCGGCGGTGACGCTGCGCGTGGCGCTCGGCTCCGGCGCCGCCTTCCTCACCGCGCAGCTCATGGACGTGGCGATCTTCGACCGGCTGCGCGACGGCGCCTGGTGGCGCGCGCCGCTGGCCTCGACCCTCGTCGGCAGCTCGCTCGACACGGTGATCTTCTTCTCGGTGGCCTTCGCCGGCGCGCTCAGCTTCCTCGAGCCCGGCAACGACGTGTCCTGGGCGAACGAGACCCTGCCGCTGCTCGGCGCCGGTCCGACCGTGCCGCTCTGGGTCTCGCTGGGCCTCGCGGACTGGATGGTGAAGCTCTCGCTGGCCATCCTCGCCCTCGTTCCCTTCCGAATGATCGTTTCTAAGGCACTTTCCTCTAGGGCAATCGCCTGA
- a CDS encoding esterase-like activity of phytase family protein: MRFRSRRALSAARIAGLASLLAMSACADTPDGPPGVRYVGTYTWSNSHDRFGGFSGLEVSDDGQQFTAISDRGSIVMGSFEREDSRITGLESTPVEKLLDETGSRIDPEIDDAEGLAIGPDGRLYVSFEGPPRIHASERYDLPATVLPRGPFYRSLEGNSGMEALAIDAQGRLLTLPERSGRLTRPFPVWRLEDGNWSHVFDLPRRGGFLAVGADIGPDGRFYLLEREFTGYAFRSRVRRFDITDDRISNEQTLFESRPLQHDNLEGIAVWRSSPGRLRLTMISDDNFKFFQKTQFVEYDVPESLDLHGLSQ, from the coding sequence ATGCGCTTCCGTTCTCGCCGCGCGCTGAGCGCGGCCCGCATCGCCGGACTGGCGAGCCTGCTGGCGATGTCGGCCTGCGCCGACACGCCCGACGGGCCGCCCGGCGTGCGCTACGTCGGCACCTACACCTGGAGCAATTCGCACGACCGCTTCGGCGGCTTCTCCGGGCTCGAGGTCAGCGACGACGGGCAGCAGTTCACCGCGATCAGCGATCGCGGCAGCATCGTCATGGGCAGTTTCGAGCGCGAGGACAGCCGCATCACCGGGCTCGAGTCCACGCCGGTGGAAAAGCTGCTCGACGAGACCGGCAGCCGGATCGACCCCGAGATCGACGATGCCGAGGGGCTCGCCATCGGACCCGACGGGCGGCTCTACGTCTCCTTCGAGGGCCCGCCGCGCATCCACGCCTCCGAGCGCTACGACCTGCCCGCCACCGTGCTGCCGAGGGGCCCCTTCTACCGCAGCCTCGAGGGCAACTCGGGGATGGAGGCGCTCGCCATCGATGCGCAGGGACGGCTGCTGACCCTGCCCGAGCGCTCCGGCCGGCTCACCCGCCCCTTCCCGGTCTGGCGGCTCGAGGACGGAAACTGGAGCCACGTCTTCGACCTGCCCCGGCGCGGCGGCTTCCTCGCGGTCGGCGCCGACATCGGGCCCGACGGGCGCTTCTACCTGCTCGAGCGCGAGTTCACCGGCTACGCCTTCCGCAGCCGGGTGCGGCGCTTCGACATCACCGACGACAGGATCTCGAACGAGCAGACCCTGTTCGAGAGCCGCCCGCTGCAGCACGACAACCTCGAGGGCATCGCGGTCTGGCGCTCGTCCCCGGGTCGGCTGCGGCTGACGATGATCTCGGACGACAACTTCAAGTTCTTCCAGAAGACCCAGTTCGTCGAATACGACGTGCCGGAATCGCTTGATCTGCACGGGCTCAGCCAGTAA
- the mepA gene encoding penicillin-insensitive murein endopeptidase — MIRTLTTLTLASALALGLAACSDDRPAPRATSTAELPKVTGVISTKNAKQLFGAQSVPAQLTPAAFGSYAKGCVAGAQQLPETGPTWQAMRLSRNRNWGHPELVGFLEDLSRKAAQLPGWNGIYVGDMSQPRGGPMVTGHASHQMGLDADIWMRPTDNLHLTRQQREDLSSISMQRAAGAYVNDKWTPQHHALLKAAAQDPRVARIFVFPGAKVQMCKDETGDRSWLRKIRPWYGHHYHFHVRLNCPRGDASCVNQDPPPAGDGCADAQAWVNNILNPPKPDPNAPKVTPTPKRELVMGDLPAQCASVLAAR, encoded by the coding sequence ATGATCCGCACCCTGACGACCCTCACCCTGGCCTCCGCGCTTGCCCTGGGCCTCGCCGCCTGCAGCGACGACCGCCCGGCCCCGCGCGCCACCAGCACCGCCGAGCTGCCCAAGGTCACCGGCGTGATCTCGACGAAGAACGCCAAGCAGCTCTTCGGCGCGCAGAGCGTGCCGGCGCAGCTGACCCCCGCCGCCTTCGGCTCCTATGCCAAGGGCTGCGTCGCCGGCGCGCAGCAGCTGCCCGAGACCGGGCCGACCTGGCAGGCGATGCGCCTGTCGCGCAACCGCAACTGGGGCCACCCCGAGCTGGTCGGCTTCCTCGAGGACCTCTCGCGCAAGGCGGCGCAGCTGCCCGGCTGGAACGGCATCTACGTCGGCGACATGAGCCAGCCGCGCGGCGGGCCGATGGTGACCGGCCATGCCAGCCACCAGATGGGGCTCGACGCCGACATCTGGATGCGCCCCACCGACAACCTGCACCTGACGCGCCAGCAGCGCGAGGACCTCTCGTCGATCTCGATGCAGCGCGCCGCGGGCGCCTACGTCAACGACAAGTGGACGCCGCAGCACCACGCGCTGCTCAAGGCCGCGGCGCAGGACCCGCGCGTCGCGCGCATCTTCGTCTTCCCCGGCGCCAAGGTGCAGATGTGCAAGGACGAGACCGGCGACCGCTCCTGGCTGCGCAAGATCCGTCCCTGGTACGGGCACCACTACCATTTCCACGTGCGCCTGAACTGCCCGCGCGGCGATGCCTCCTGCGTCAACCAGGACCCGCCGCCCGCCGGCGACGGCTGCGCCGATGCGCAGGCCTGGGTGAACAACATCCTCAACCCTCCGAAACCCGACCCGAACGCGCCCAAGGTGACCCCGACACCCAAGCGCGAACTGGTGATGGGTGACCTTCCGGCCCAATGCGCTTCCGTTCTCGCCGCGCGCTGA
- a CDS encoding MFS transporter, which produces MPWRRRPCSIAANGQGQGRTVQAGQGMTTNRSLRRRIWGWFFFDWASQPYNTLLITFIFAPYVKELMGDGSAAQAAWGFGIGAAGLVIAILAPVLGAMADSGGHRMRWIWLFSVLYVLGSAMLWFAAPGAFNLAATLFFFALGLVGMEFATIFTNAMLPDLGPREEIGRISGNGWAFGYVGGLISLALMLALFAESAATGKTLLGLDPVLGLDAAQREGTRAVGPLTALWYAVFMIPFFLWVKEPKPVAAPRGALRRGLAQLKDTLRRLPRRPSLFAYLAASMFYRDALNGMYAFGGIYAAGVLGWSVVDTGVFGILAIVSGALFAWLGGKADTKLGPKPVIVAMIVLLALVALAIVLVDRQSVFGLPVPEGSKLPDLAFYLFGVLIGAGGGVLQSASRSMMVRQADPARMTEAFGLYALSGKATSFLAPLLIGAATLLSGSQRIGVTPLILLFVVGLGLLLWVKPDGDRAE; this is translated from the coding sequence TTGCCTTGGCGCCGCCGCCCCTGTTCTATCGCCGCAAACGGCCAGGGACAGGGCAGGACAGTGCAGGCAGGACAGGGCATGACGACGAACAGGAGCTTGCGCAGGCGCATCTGGGGCTGGTTCTTCTTCGACTGGGCCAGCCAGCCCTACAACACGCTGCTGATCACCTTCATCTTCGCGCCCTACGTGAAGGAGCTGATGGGTGACGGCAGCGCCGCGCAGGCGGCCTGGGGCTTCGGCATCGGCGCGGCGGGGCTGGTCATCGCGATCCTCGCCCCGGTGCTCGGCGCCATGGCCGACAGCGGCGGCCACCGGATGCGCTGGATCTGGCTCTTCTCGGTGCTCTACGTGCTCGGCTCGGCGATGCTCTGGTTCGCGGCGCCCGGCGCGTTCAACCTTGCCGCCACGCTGTTCTTCTTCGCGCTCGGCCTCGTCGGCATGGAGTTCGCCACGATCTTCACCAATGCCATGCTGCCGGACCTCGGCCCGCGCGAGGAGATCGGCCGCATCTCGGGCAACGGCTGGGCCTTCGGCTACGTCGGCGGGCTGATCTCGCTGGCGCTGATGCTGGCGCTCTTCGCCGAGAGCGCGGCGACCGGCAAGACCCTGCTCGGGCTCGACCCGGTGCTCGGCCTCGACGCCGCCCAGCGCGAGGGCACCCGCGCCGTCGGCCCGCTCACCGCGCTCTGGTACGCGGTCTTCATGATCCCGTTCTTCCTCTGGGTGAAGGAGCCGAAACCCGTGGCCGCGCCGAGGGGCGCGCTGCGCCGCGGCCTCGCGCAGCTCAAGGACACGCTGCGCCGCCTGCCCCGCCGCCCGTCGCTTTTCGCCTATCTCGCCGCGTCGATGTTCTACCGCGACGCGCTCAACGGCATGTATGCCTTCGGCGGCATCTACGCGGCGGGCGTGCTCGGCTGGTCGGTGGTCGACACCGGGGTCTTCGGCATTCTCGCCATCGTCTCGGGCGCGCTCTTCGCCTGGCTCGGCGGCAAGGCCGACACGAAGCTCGGCCCGAAGCCGGTGATCGTGGCGATGATCGTGCTGCTGGCGCTGGTCGCCCTCGCCATCGTGCTGGTCGACCGGCAGAGCGTCTTCGGCCTGCCGGTCCCCGAGGGATCGAAGCTGCCGGACCTCGCCTTCTATCTCTTCGGCGTGCTCATCGGTGCCGGCGGCGGCGTGCTGCAATCGGCCTCGCGCAGCATGATGGTGCGCCAGGCCGACCCGGCGCGGATGACCGAGGCCTTCGGGCTCTACGCGCTTTCCGGCAAGGCGACCTCGTTCCTTGCGCCGCTGCTCATCGGCGCTGCCACCCTGCTGAGCGGATCGCAGCGGATCGGCGTCACGCCGCTGATCCTGCTTTTCGTCGTGGGGCTCGGTCTGTTACTCTGGGTGAAACCAGACGGAGATCGAGCAGAATGA
- a CDS encoding acyl-CoA thioesterase, whose translation MYPFLRLAKELFLVRNALPLEPGETSVTRHVCWPWDLDMFAELNNGRVLTLYDLGRMPMARRSGLLALLKRERWGFAIAGTMVRYRKRVKLFDRIEMHSRLIGWDARFLYIEQSMWKSDGECASHAVFRTAVTSGAGMIAPGRVMGLLGGDTVSPPLPDWVGTWIESETQRPWPPMQEPVPAPLPAAAAPAVAEPADLRAGENAA comes from the coding sequence ATGTACCCGTTTCTGCGCCTCGCCAAGGAATTGTTCCTCGTCCGCAACGCCCTGCCGCTCGAGCCGGGCGAGACCAGCGTGACGCGCCACGTCTGCTGGCCCTGGGATCTCGACATGTTCGCCGAGCTCAACAACGGCCGGGTGCTGACGCTCTACGATCTCGGGCGCATGCCGATGGCCCGGCGCAGCGGCCTGCTCGCCCTGCTCAAGCGCGAGCGCTGGGGCTTTGCCATCGCCGGGACCATGGTGCGCTACCGCAAGCGGGTGAAGCTCTTCGACCGGATCGAGATGCACAGCCGGCTGATCGGCTGGGACGCGCGGTTCCTCTACATCGAGCAGAGCATGTGGAAATCGGACGGGGAGTGCGCCAGCCACGCGGTGTTCCGCACCGCCGTCACCTCCGGCGCGGGGATGATCGCGCCCGGGCGGGTGATGGGCCTGCTCGGCGGGGACACCGTCTCGCCGCCGCTGCCGGACTGGGTCGGGACCTGGATCGAGAGCGAGACCCAGCGCCCCTGGCCGCCGATGCAGGAGCCGGTGCCGGCGCCCCTGCCCGCCGCCGCCGCGCCCGCGGTGGCGGAGCCCGCCGACCTCCGCGCCGGCGAAAACGCCGCCTGA
- a CDS encoding YggT family protein, whose amino-acid sequence MQSLFQILMLILDVVWFIIIAHVIMSWLINFQVLNLRQPLVAQIWDGLNRLLEPIYSTIRRVLPPMGGLDLAPLVTLIAVYAIRIILQNNAGLFLSY is encoded by the coding sequence ATGCAATCGCTGTTCCAGATCCTGATGCTGATCCTCGACGTGGTCTGGTTCATCATCATCGCGCATGTGATCATGAGCTGGCTGATCAACTTCCAGGTGCTGAACCTGCGCCAGCCGCTGGTCGCGCAGATCTGGGACGGGCTGAACCGCCTGCTCGAGCCGATCTATTCCACCATCCGCCGGGTGCTGCCGCCGATGGGCGGGCTCGACCTCGCGCCGCTGGTCACGCTGATCGCGGTCTACGCGATCCGCATCATCCTGCAGAATAACGCCGGGCTCTTCCTTAGCTACTGA
- a CDS encoding N-carbamoyl-D-amino-acid hydrolase, which produces MSRKFTVAAAQLGPIAKDEPRSSAVARLCAMMRDAKARGASLVVFPELALTTFFPRWFIEAGPGLDQWFETEMPNDATAPLFALARELEIGFHLGYAELTPDGHHYNTAILVGPDGEIAGKYRKIHLPGHWENEEWRPFQHLEKRYFEKGDLGWPVFDMLGGKLGMCICNDRRWPETWRVLGLGGAELVCLGYNTPIHFAPAPEHDHLQYFHNELSVMAGCYQNGTWGVAVAKAGLEEGSVLIGGSIIVAPTGEIVAKASTSGDEVICAEVDLDRCAEIRANVFNFEEHREPLDYLPITAPKTRRRAAE; this is translated from the coding sequence ATGAGCCGCAAGTTCACCGTCGCCGCCGCCCAGCTCGGCCCCATCGCGAAGGACGAGCCGCGCAGCTCCGCCGTCGCCCGCCTCTGCGCGATGATGCGGGACGCCAAGGCGCGCGGCGCCTCGCTCGTGGTCTTCCCCGAACTTGCGCTCACCACCTTCTTCCCGCGCTGGTTCATCGAGGCCGGCCCCGGGCTCGACCAGTGGTTCGAGACCGAGATGCCGAACGACGCCACCGCGCCGCTCTTCGCGCTGGCAAGGGAGCTCGAGATCGGCTTCCACCTCGGTTATGCCGAGCTCACCCCCGATGGGCACCACTACAACACGGCGATCCTCGTCGGCCCCGACGGCGAGATCGCCGGCAAGTACCGCAAGATCCACCTGCCCGGGCACTGGGAGAACGAGGAGTGGCGCCCCTTCCAGCACCTCGAGAAGCGCTATTTCGAGAAGGGCGACCTCGGCTGGCCGGTGTTCGACATGTTGGGCGGCAAGCTCGGCATGTGCATCTGCAATGACCGCCGCTGGCCGGAGACCTGGCGCGTGCTCGGCCTCGGCGGCGCCGAGCTGGTCTGCCTCGGCTACAACACCCCGATCCATTTCGCCCCGGCGCCCGAGCACGACCACCTGCAGTATTTCCACAACGAGCTCTCGGTCATGGCGGGCTGCTACCAGAACGGCACCTGGGGCGTCGCCGTGGCCAAGGCCGGGCTCGAGGAGGGCTCGGTGCTGATCGGCGGCTCGATCATCGTCGCGCCCACCGGCGAGATCGTCGCCAAGGCCAGCACATCGGGCGACGAGGTGATCTGCGCCGAGGTCGACCTCGACCGCTGCGCCGAGATCCGCGCCAATGTCTTCAACTTCGAAGAGCACCGCGAGCCGCTGGACTACCTGCCGATCACCGCGCCCAAGACCCGGCGCCGCGCCGCCGAGTGA
- a CDS encoding diaminopropionate ammonia-lyase produces MAEELTRNEGTDAAFTLCLNAQAVPGTQWTEGQDAILSDAGFAAAAETIRGWPGHAETPLAALPALAAETGVASLHYKDEGSRFGLGSFKALGGAYAVARLLQKELSTRLGRAVDMSEITSRAIPEAAGITVCCATDGNHGRSVAWGAQSFGCACVIFIHATVSEGRKAAIEAYGAEVRRTPGNYDDSVRAAQEVATAQGWFVVSDTSYPGYMDVPRDVMQGYELMAAEALDALDQPPTHIFLQTGVGGMAAAVTAQAVRRYGANRPRIILCDPDQAACFLASYRTGTRTAVHGDLGTLMAGLACGEVSALAWEILQDHGDAVIALSDAAAVAAMRRLAFPTGGDPALVAGESAVAGVAGLRLAMADPEARALLGLDEASRILTFGTEGDTDPGLYEELVGAPASQIRSTP; encoded by the coding sequence ATGGCCGAGGAACTCACCCGAAACGAAGGCACCGATGCCGCCTTCACGCTTTGCCTGAACGCGCAGGCCGTGCCCGGCACGCAATGGACCGAAGGCCAGGACGCCATCCTCAGCGACGCGGGCTTCGCCGCCGCGGCCGAGACAATCCGCGGCTGGCCCGGTCATGCCGAGACGCCGCTCGCCGCGCTGCCGGCGCTGGCCGCCGAGACCGGCGTCGCCAGCCTGCACTACAAGGACGAGGGCAGTCGTTTCGGCCTCGGCAGTTTCAAGGCGCTCGGCGGCGCCTATGCCGTGGCGCGGCTGCTGCAGAAGGAACTCTCCACCCGGCTCGGCCGCGCCGTGGACATGTCCGAGATCACCTCCCGCGCGATCCCCGAGGCGGCGGGGATCACCGTCTGCTGCGCCACCGACGGCAACCACGGCCGCTCGGTCGCCTGGGGCGCACAGAGCTTCGGCTGCGCCTGCGTGATCTTCATCCATGCCACCGTCTCCGAGGGCCGCAAGGCGGCGATCGAGGCCTACGGCGCCGAGGTCCGCCGCACCCCAGGCAACTACGACGACTCGGTGCGCGCGGCGCAGGAGGTGGCGACGGCGCAAGGCTGGTTCGTGGTCTCCGACACCTCCTACCCCGGCTACATGGACGTGCCGCGCGACGTGATGCAGGGCTACGAGCTGATGGCGGCCGAGGCGCTGGATGCGCTGGACCAGCCGCCCACCCACATCTTCCTGCAGACCGGCGTCGGCGGCATGGCCGCGGCGGTGACCGCGCAGGCGGTGCGCCGCTACGGCGCGAACCGCCCGAGGATCATCCTCTGCGATCCCGACCAGGCGGCCTGCTTCCTCGCCTCCTACCGGACCGGCACGCGCACCGCGGTGCACGGCGATCTCGGCACGCTGATGGCCGGGCTTGCCTGCGGCGAGGTCTCGGCCCTCGCCTGGGAAATCCTGCAGGACCACGGCGACGCGGTGATCGCGCTGTCCGATGCCGCCGCCGTCGCCGCCATGCGCCGCCTCGCCTTCCCCACAGGCGGCGATCCCGCGCTGGTCGCGGGCGAGTCCGCCGTCGCCGGCGTCGCCGGGCTGCGCCTTGCCATGGCCGACCCCGAGGCGCGCGCGCTGCTCGGCCTCGACGAGGCCTCCCGCATCCTCACCTTCGGCACCGAGGGCGACACCGACCCCGGGCTCTACGAAGAGCTCGTCGGCGCGCCCGCCTCCCAGATCAGATCAACCCCCTGA
- a CDS encoding LysR substrate-binding domain-containing protein produces MRKPYMPSVGELEAFVACARRGTTTMAAESLNLTQSAISRSLAALEDRLGVALFLRVRQRLVLSPAGQAFLLQAEKVLGELDGAAMGVMAFGGQSTVLRLAVLPSFARTWLIPRLPSFARAAPGITLDLTARLQPVEFARDPFDLALMRSQHETPGTTAETVAREEMVVVAAPALLSGRAELSDAALLELPLLQQSTRPTLWLDWFRGRDTDARRILRGARFDHFDMILDAAMAGLGVGIVPEIIARPALASGRLTLAAQRRFASGESYALILPERSAGNAGVAAFRDWLLREIAA; encoded by the coding sequence ATGCGCAAACCCTACATGCCCAGCGTCGGCGAGCTCGAGGCCTTCGTCGCCTGCGCCCGGCGCGGCACCACGACCATGGCCGCCGAAAGCCTGAACCTCACGCAGAGCGCCATCTCGCGCTCGCTCGCGGCGCTCGAGGACCGGCTCGGCGTCGCGCTCTTCCTGCGCGTGCGGCAAAGGCTGGTGCTGTCCCCGGCGGGGCAGGCCTTTCTGCTGCAGGCCGAGAAGGTGCTGGGCGAGCTCGACGGCGCGGCAATGGGGGTGATGGCCTTCGGCGGGCAATCGACCGTGCTGCGCCTCGCCGTGCTGCCGAGCTTTGCCCGCACATGGCTGATCCCGCGCCTGCCGAGCTTTGCCCGCGCCGCCCCCGGCATCACGCTCGACCTCACCGCGCGGCTGCAGCCGGTGGAGTTCGCCCGCGATCCCTTCGACCTCGCGCTTATGCGCAGCCAGCATGAAACCCCCGGCACCACCGCCGAGACCGTCGCCCGCGAGGAGATGGTGGTGGTCGCCGCCCCGGCGCTGCTCTCGGGCCGCGCCGAGCTCTCGGACGCAGCGCTGCTCGAGCTGCCCCTCCTGCAGCAATCCACCCGCCCGACGCTCTGGCTCGACTGGTTCAGGGGCCGCGACACCGACGCCCGCCGCATCCTGCGCGGCGCCCGCTTCGACCATTTCGACATGATCCTCGACGCCGCCATGGCCGGGCTCGGCGTCGGCATCGTCCCCGAGATCATCGCCCGCCCGGCGCTCGCCAGCGGCAGGCTCACCCTCGCCGCCCAGCGCCGCTTCGCCAGCGGCGAGAGCTACGCGCTGATCCTGCCCGAGCGCAGCGCCGGCAACGCCGGGGTGGCCGCCTTCCGCGACTGGCTGCTGCGCGAGATCGCCGCCTGA